AGATGACCTCTTCACTTAAACCTAACCTTCTACTCaaatttcaaaaacaaaaaatggtgctgtctgctttgcttaatataagataTTTTAAatcatttatacttttacttttgatacttaagtatcaacAGTAAATTTAATTGCTAAaagatacttaagtatatttaaaaccaaatacttttagacttttactcaagtagaattttactggctgactttcacttttatttgagtaactttctattaaggtatctttactcaagtatgacaattgatgATATAGCATAGGACATATACACTTTTATCAAATAAAGTACACATTATTTAAGTACACATTACTTTACCCGTGCAGTGTAACGCCTGAAAGCTAAAGACATGTTGTGTGTTGATGGgcaacattttaaaacattacaaatcTTTCTTCCAAGAATAATGGCAAACGACAAAGAGAGGAGGATACTGATAACTTTAAAGACGGTACTTGGCGGGAGTTGTGTATCTGTTTTTGCAAAAAGGTTCATTTTAGCTACGCGGCTGAAAGTAGGCGACCGCTAGAGTCCCCTTTCAGACACAACAAATATCTCCCTCGTTCTTTTATTTTAAGACTTTTATTGGAACTTTTAATGTAGTTACAATTAAATATGGAAGTTTATTTTTCTCAAATcttataaatatatttaaaatgttGACTTCTATGGCAGTACAACAATATTTTTATTCAGGCATCTGATAACGCACCAACATCGATGTTCTTAAAGGCCCATTTCCAGTTTGCAAGAAGTGAAAGCACATTTATTACAACCAAAACACTCTGAAAGTGGTTGATTGAACAGTAATTTAATTGTTTAATTCTCAACACACATGATGTTTGTCGCGGCAGAATCCACCCCAACGTCTTTTAAAGACTTTACCCTGATTATGGTGAGTTAACTGCCATGCTTActctgtatttttattttatatttttgtgtcCAATTGGTTTCAACGTGTGCTGCACGCTTCTACTACAGTGTCTATTCTACTGTCTTGTATCTAACCAAATGTCACATTGTCTGTCTACAGCCAGTAATCTCTGTTGGAAATGTGGGGCAGCTGGCAGTGGACCTGATTGTTTCTACGCTCAACATGTGTCGAGTCGGATACATCCACACTGACTGTCTCATCCCTATGGCAGGGAACAACCCTTATGCTACATTCGCTGAGAACGCCAACGACCTCAGTACCAATGCAGAAGGTACACTAAATATAcaaaacagtggaggctggtgggaggagataTGAAGACAGGCTCATTGTTATGGCTGGAAGGGATTAAATGTAAAGATATCaaacatggaaaccacatgtttgactctgttccattgattccattccagccataacAATGAGCCTGgcttcctatagctcctcccaccagcctctgttaatacaaaaatatgtggacaccccttcaagttagtggatttggctatttcaggcaCTATAAAATcggcacacagccatgcaatctccatagaaaacaccgtcataggatgccacctttccaacaagtcagttcatcacatttctgccctggtTAACTGCATCCCACTGCTTGCTAaattctgaagctaagcagggttggtcttggtcagtccctggatgggagaccagatgctgctggaagtggtgttggagggccagtaggaggcaccctttcctctggtctaaaaaaatatcccaacgCCCCagagcagtgattggggacattgccctgtgtaggatgctttcttttggatgggacgttaaacgggtgtcctgactctgtggtcactaaagatcccttcgcacttattgtaagagcctggtgtcctggctaaattcccaatctggccctcataccatcacaaccaccttatcatccccagtttacaattggctcattcatcaccctcctctcccctgtaactattccccaggttgttgctgtaaatgaaaatgtgttctcagtcaacttacctgctAAAATGagggttaaacaaataaaaaagtgCTATTACTGTGGAGTGGAactgtctaggagcaacaacggcttagtGGCAATGTGGTAGGCCACAACTTCCACCGAGTGGtgaagcgtgtaaaaattgtCTCATCGGTTGCAAACCtccctaccgagttccaaactgcttctgaaAGCAACGGCAGCACAATAACTTTTCATCAGGAAAAGttattgaaatgggtttccaagaccaagcagctgcacacaagcctaagatcaccatgcgcaatgccaagcgttggctggagtggtgtaaagctcgccgccattggactctggagcagtggaaacatgttctctggagtgatgtatcacacttcaccatctggcagtccgacagatgaatctgggtttggcggagtgccaactgtaaaggtggaaataatggtctggggctgtttttcattgttcgtGCTTggccacttagttccagtgaagggaaatcttaatcctacagcatacaatgacgtgtttccaactttgtggcaacagtttggggaaggccctttcctgtttcagcatgacaatgcctcttgcacaaagcgaggtccatacagaattggtttgtcaagattggtgtggaagaacttgactgacctacagaaagccctgacctcaaccccatcaaacatatttgggatgacttggaatgatgtctgcgagccaggcctaatcgcccaacatcagtgcccgacctcactaatgctgttgTGGCTGAGTGAAAGTAAGCCCCCGCAGCAATATTCCAaagtagtggaaagccttcccagaagagtggagactgttatagacGCAAAGGGTGGACCAGCTCTAtattggggctcccgagtggcgcagcggtctaaggcactgcatctcagtgttagagacattactacagatcctggttcgatttcaggctgtatcacaaccggctgtgattgggagtcccatagggcggcgcacaattggcccagcattgtccaggtttggctggggtaggcagtcattataaataagaatttgttcttaactgacttgcctagttaaattaaaggttaatgcccatgattttgttcGACAagctggtgtccacatacttttggtcttgtAGTGAAATAGGGTAGTTGTCTatgtaacactgttctgttaaTGATCATAATGTACAATAGTCATCGCTTCAGTCACATTGACACGGAATGAGATTCTCTCCTCTCTTGAACAGTGTACTCTTCTCCAGAGTTGAGGTTGGCAGTTCTTCAGATCAGAACCCCAATTATCCAGGTAATGTAAGAGGTCGGCTTCATTTAACCCATTCTATTTGTAACCGAGTTAAGCCTTAAAGGAGAAGCTCACCCAAAAACACTTCTGGGCCCTTTGTAACACTTGCCTGGCTGTTTGTCAGTACCCCAGACCGTTTTTAGGTTCATTGTTTGAGTATTTAGATTTCTGTATTTTTATATCAACATGCTGAATTTCTACAATCACCTAAAATGCTTTGAATACTGTGTATTTATTGTTACATAAATAACGATTGGTGTCTCAGCATTGAATTGCCAAATAAATGTGTATAATGTAagaattatttaaaaaaacaaagacCTACTTTTGTGCAAAAGTCTTCCATATAAATCTGTAATCTGGTAAAAACTCTTCATGGTTCTAAAATGGATAATTATAGGAGGAGGGACGAAGGCGCGTCTTACCCTGGGTCTTCAAGAAAGGAAATCAGAACGAAGGGAAGTTAACGAAGatggtagctagctagactagcggttagtagtctgatgtaaagtaaggctagcggtTAGTATTCTGACAAAGTAAGGTTagcggttagtagtctgatgtaaggctagcggttagtagtctgatgtaaagtaaggctagcggttagttgtctgatgtaaagtaaggctagcagggctagtggttagtagtctgatgtaaagtaaggctagcagggctagtggttagtagtctgatgtaaagtaaggctagtggttagtagtctgatgtaaagtaaggctagcagggctagtggttagtagtctgatgtaaagtaaggctagtggttagtagtctgatgtaaagtaaggctagcagggctagtggttagtagtctgacgtaaagtaaggctagcggttagtagtctgacgtaaggctagcggttagtagtctgatgtaaagtaaggctagcagggctagtggttagtagtctgatgtaaagtaaggctagcggttagtagtctgatgtaaagtaaggctagtggttagtagtctgatgtaaagtaaggctagcagggctagtggttagtagtctgacgtaaagtaaggctagcggttagtagtctgacgtaaggctagcggttagtagtctgatgtaaagtaaggctagcagggctagtggttagtagtctgacgtaaagtaaggctagcggttagtagtctgatgtaaagtaaggctagtggttagtagtctgatgtaaagtaaggctagcagggctagtggttagtagtctgacgtaaggctagcggttagtagtctgatgtaaagtaaggctagtggttaatagtctgatgtaaagtaaggctagcagggctagtggttagtagtctgatgtaaagtaaggctagcggttagtagtctgatgtaaagtaaggctagcggttagtagtctgatgtaaaataaggctagtggttagtagtctgatgtaaaataaggctagtggttagtagtctgacgtaaggctagtggttagtagtctgatgtaaattaaggctagtggttagtagtctagGGCTAGTAAAGTAGGGCTAGTTATCGGTTAGTAATCTCTGAAGTAAAGTAGGCGAATGACATTAGTAGTCAAGTAGCTGAGTGACATTGGTCAAAATGAAGTGCATTAATGTTCCAGGTCTGATACAAATGCATTACACATTTTCCAATCTTTTCCTGACCTCTGGAGCTTTGTGTCAGGCATGGCAGCAGGCCATCCCACGCTTGTTCTGGTTGGTAAGTTGTCAAGGAGAGTAGTCATGTGTGTTTGATTAGACAGCCACCGGTTGGAGACCACACCCTATGCAAACAGAGCAACGGAGCGTCGTATACAGTCCTCTCCAAAGTAGGTAAACAACGCTGCGTAAAGTGTATATCAGCCTCAAGGGAACCGAGTGGCAGCCTCAAGGGAACCGAGTGGCAGCCTCAAGGGAACCGAGTGGCAGCCTCAAGGGAACCGAGTGGCAGCCTCAAGGGAACCGAGTGGCAGCCTCAAGGGAACCGAGTGGCAGCCTCAAGGGAACCGAGTGGCAGCCTCAAGGGAACCGAGTGGCAGCCTCAAGGGAACCGAGTGGCATGAGAAGCTGTTTGCAGCTTACTGACATTGGTTTCACATGGATATGGTTATGCTGTTATGGTTTTTAACTTGGGAGAGGAGAACTATCATATAGGTCCTTTCTGTTGCAGACAAAGTCCAAGAAGTTCTGTAAGCTGATGGTGTCTTGGATCAAAGCCAGTGGTTTCTCCAGGACTGTCGTGCTGTCCAGCAGTCATGCTTACCAGAGGGATGACCAACAGCTACTGGGGTACATAACTGCTATCTAACAGAATTACTATGTTCAACTAGACTTTTTTCCATTCCATTTGTCACATGAATATATGGAGTGCATGGCAGAGAGCTCTGACTGACAAATCCTACATAAAATATATAACAAGTATTTCGCCATCATTGTCCATGTTCCGATATTCCACCAATGAACGTGATGACAGATGAACCCCTTCCTTGCTCGCAGGTCTCCCCTGCGTTACCTGCAGACTCCCTCCATGCAGAAGGTGACTGGTGACCGGCTGAAGGAGATGGAGTGGAAGGAGATGGAGACAGTATCTACCTTCCCTGGGGTTACTGACTCAGAGCAGCGCCTCTATATACCTGGAGGGGGCGCCACTAAAGGCCTCTTCACTGACAGGTACAGGAGACTGACGGGGTGTAGGTAGAAGTCACCTCTGAACACTGATACAGGATCATATTTGTTTTTACTGGCTATATCATCCTCACACATGCAGCGTGGAACGCTGAACACTACATCTGATAAAGAGGAATATGCTTACCTTACACAAAGTTCACTtaggtgcactatgcagaaatcaccatttcctggttgctaaaattctaatagttctcATTATTCGCGTGTTTTGACACAAACTGAAATtcagtgtagagaatcattgtaccatctaaaccgctgtgaaattgCTTTTCCATATCCATATTGTATTTTCAGATGTTTGAGGCTGGTGTACCAAAcagaaagtaaaagatgcaaaaactacATTTAAGAATGGGAAGTATAGAGATCTGTACCGCGTCttagactggctttcaatgagGCTTTAAGGTTTTCTCCatggtgttgtctctgtgttccagCTGTGCTGAGGACATTCCTCTCCgtggtgttgtctctgtgttccagCTGTGCTGAGGACATTCCTCTCCgtggtgttgtctctgtgttccagCTGTGCTGAGGACATTCCTCTCCgtggtgttgtctctgtgttccagCTGTGCTGAGGACATTCCTCTCCatggtgttgtctctgtgttccagCTGTGCTGAGGACATTCCTCTGGTGGTGGTGCTGATCTTCTGCTCTGAAGGAGACAACATCCCAGACGCCTTCACTCTCCTCAACCACCTCAACACCTGGCTCCACCTAGTGGACGCACCTGTAAGTGCTTGTGTATGTATTTACATTTGAGTTATTAAGAAGACACTCTTGTCCAGAGCAACTTAgccagtgcattcaactaagttAAGTAGGGAAAACAAGTACATGTCACATTCATTACAAGTACACCCTTTGAAATAGTCACTAACCTCTAGTTGCACGTGACACGCTGGTAGAAATTACGTATAAAAATTGAGGTTTCCCTGAATTAAAGTCCCCGGCCTCTAGGAGCGCCGcatctgggtgagcattttcttgtttgcttacggCATTATACAGCTGgttggtggtaaatagacagctacgaagaatcTAGATGAACGCTGTTGGTAAATAttatggtctgcagcttatcgtgaggtactctacctcaggtgagcaaaaccttgagactccCTTTATATTAgagattgtgcaccagctgttgacAGATGCACACCACCCCCTCTCTGATCTTACCGGAGGCTGCTGTTCTGTTTTGCCAAGGCACAGAAAAAACAGctaactgtatattatccatgtcgttgttcagccatgactctgaAACACAGGATGTTAGTTATTCATGTCCCGTTTATACATGCCTATTCCATCCTTCATAGGCCCAGACGCAGCCAAAGTGGAGGATACCAGCATCATGGAGGCTTCTCTTTGGCAGTGGCATCCCCCCTGCACTCTTCTAAATCACCTAGTGGAATCACCCCCTGCCCCAACTCTCCTAAATCACCCAGTGGAATCTCCCCTGCCCCAacacccctcccccaccctctccagaAATTGGTGACTCGACCCAGATTATAGGTTGGTCTGAATGTTTTGAAAATGGGTGACAGCATCTTTGGTGTTATGAGTCCaggtttatagtcctgaagtgtgcCTAGTGGTTATCATTACCTACCCTGGTGATGAGAATCAATATTTACTCTACGGTTATTAAAGGTATTAAATAATCTCTGGTGTTCAGTGTCAGTTAATGCAGTCTTTGTAGAGAATGTGTGAGcccctatatacagtggggcaaaaaattatttagtcagccagcaatagtgcaagttctcccacctaaaaagatgagggaggcctgtaattttcatcataggtacacttcaactatgacagacaatgagaaaataaaaatccagaaaatcacaatgtaggatttttttatgaatttatttgcaaattatggtggaaaattctCTACTtcgttatataccctttgttggaaaTCAAATGttgaggtcaaatgttttctgtaagtcttcacacggctttcacacactgttgctggtattttggcccattcctccatgcagatctcctctagagcagtgatgttttggggctgttgctgggcaacacggcctttcaacttcctccaaagattttctatggggttgagatctggagactggctaggccactccaggaccttgaaatgcttcttacgaagccactccttcgttgcccgggcggtgtgtttgggatcattgttatgctgaaagacccagccacgtttcatcttcaatacccttgctgatggaatgaggttttcactcaaaatctcatgatacatggccgcattcattcttttctttacccagatcagtcatcctggtctctttgcagaaaaacagccccaaagcatgatgtttccacccccatgcttcacagtaggtatggtgttctttggatgccactcagcattctttgtcctccaaacacgacgagttgagtttttaccaaaagttatattttggtgggagaatgtcatatggtcagatgacaatcttcttctggatcatccaaatgctctctagcaaacttcagacgggcctggacacgtctggcactgcaggatttgagtccctggcggcgtagtgtgttactgatggtaggctttgttactttggtcccagctctctgcaggtcattcactagtgtgactgtttgaggttgtggacaggtgtcttttatactgataacttcaaacaggtgccattaatacaggtaacaagtggaggacagaggagactcttaaagaagttacaggtctgtgagagccagaaatcttgcttgtttgtaggtgaccaaatacttaatttccaccataatttgcaaataaattcattaaaaatcctacaatgtgattttctggattttttttctcattttgtctgtcatagttgaagagtacctatgatgaaaattacaggcctcatctttttaagtgggagaacttgcacaattggtggctgactaaatacttttttgccccactgtagggcactacttttgacctggtctatagggaatatggtgcctttTGACCTGGTCTATAGAGAATAAGGTGCCTTTTGACctggtctatagggaatagggtgccttttgaccTGGTCTATAgagactagggtgccatttgacctgGTCTATAgagactagggtgccatttgacctggtctatagggaatagggtgccttttgacctggtctatagggaatagggtgccttttgaccTGGTTTATTGAGAATATGGTGCCTTTTGACCTGgtctatagggaatatggtgcctttTGACCTGGTCTATAGAGAATAAGGTGCCTTTTGACctggtctatagggaatagggtgccttttgaccTGGTTTATAgagactagggtgccatttgacctggtctatagggaatagggtgccttttgacctggtctatagggaatatggtgcctttTGACCTGGTCTATAGAGAATAAGGTGCCTTTTGACCTGGTTTATAGAGAATATGGTGCCTTTTGACCTGgtctatagggaatatggtgcctttTGACCTGgtctatagggaatatggtgcctttTGACCTGGTTtatagagaatatggtgccatttgaccTGGTCTATAGAGAATATGGTGCCTTTTGACctggtctatagggaatagggtgccatttgggacagatccTTTGTTCATTTGTGAAGCTGGTGTTGACACCCATGAAAAATGATACAACTAGGTTGAAAAAAAGAGATTCATTGGCCTTGGTTCATTTTCATGGAGTGTACATTTACACATTTATATTGTGTGTGGGTGAAAACAAGTCAAATGGAACAAAGGTTTGCTGTGTTCCTtcactgtcttcctcctccctgggcctgctgttt
Above is a genomic segment from Oncorhynchus masou masou isolate Uvic2021 chromosome 12, UVic_Omas_1.1, whole genome shotgun sequence containing:
- the psmg2 gene encoding proteasome assembly chaperone 2 isoform X1, with the protein product MMFVAAESTPTSFKDFTLIMPVISVGNVGQLAVDLIVSTLNMCRVGYIHTDCLIPMAGNNPYATFAENANDLSTNAEVYSSPELRLAVLQIRTPIIQTKSKKFCKLMVSWIKASGFSRTVVLSSSHAYQRDDQQLLGSPLRYLQTPSMQKVTGDRLKEMEWKEMETVSTFPGVTDSEQRLYIPGGGATKGLFTDSCAEDIPLVVVLIFCSEGDNIPDAFTLLNHLNTWLHLVDAPVSACAQTQPKWRIPASWRLLFGSGIPPALF
- the psmg2 gene encoding proteasome assembly chaperone 2 isoform X3, producing the protein MMFVAAESTPTSFKDFTLIMPVISVGNVGQLAVDLIVSTLNMCRVGYIHTDCLIPMAGNNPYATFAENANDLSTNAEVYSSPELRLAVLQIRTPIIQTKSKKFCKLMVSWIKASGFSRTVVLSSSHAYQRDDQQLLGSPLRYLQTPSMQKVTGDRLKEMEWKEMETVSTFPGVTDSEQRLYIPGGGATKGLFTDSCAEDIPLRGVVSVFQLC
- the psmg2 gene encoding proteasome assembly chaperone 2 isoform X4 produces the protein MMFVAAESTPTSFKDFTLIMPVISVGNVGQLAVDLIVSTLNMCRVGYIHTDCLIPMAGNNPYATFAENANDLSTNAEVYSSPELRLAVLQIRTPIIQTKSKKFCKLMVSWIKASGFSRTVVLSSSHAYQRDDQQLLGSPLRYLQTPSMQKVTGDRLKEMEWKEMETVSTFPGVTDSEQRLYIPGGGATKGLFTDRCLRLVYQTESKRCKNYI
- the psmg2 gene encoding proteasome assembly chaperone 2 isoform X2 — encoded protein: MMFVAAESTPTSFKDFTLIMPVISVGNVGQLAVDLIVSTLNMCRVGYIHTDCLIPMAGNNPYATFAENANDLSTNAEVYSSPELRLAVLQIRTPIIQTKSKKFCKLMVSWIKASGFSRTVVLSSSHAYQRDDQQLLGSPLRYLQTPSMQKVTGDRLKEMEWKEMETVSTFPGVTDSEQRLYIPGGGATKGLFTDSCAEDIPLVVVLIFCSEGDNIPDAFTLLNHLNTWLHLVDAPAQTQPKWRIPASWRLLFGSGIPPALF